One Aegilops tauschii subsp. strangulata cultivar AL8/78 chromosome 7, Aet v6.0, whole genome shotgun sequence genomic window carries:
- the LOC120968938 gene encoding serine/threonine-protein phosphatase 7 long form homolog — MVWLLDDHWDKQHRSYAMSVQQRELAPLKLRSHGISLGGMRYDERYTPYVREAGLLPFIELVRRSTPPNNAAALTALIDHWRPETHTFHLRTGEMTVTLQDIAMITGLPIDGNPLCMNTDSEGWRAQMHALIGMVPPEPREPEREDKKKERVAAGATFTWISSNFANCPDDANEYMVKTYARVYMWYVISRTMFADGTGKNAPWMWLKVLTVFDSKWSWGSATLAYLYRQLDDASCRHTGGIGGCLLALSIWSWERLPVGRPKTVKYEDWDDKDDPLRLPTWAYKWDVLNETTDDPSVMYKLYKSELDAITPEQVEWEPYGKGESFGNPIEFRLNPMCIRDRDLWHMRCPLICNWAVELHLPHRVFRQFGLFQPHPPEWEDTDKLLHALDRKKQRKIKDWASHHRKYVVQFAFSVEQARAGKRAQLREHCPIAFNNYLAWFLASTRVEVCQLAYAEEILEEPTVFDERAQIKKAADETETILETTPAGKSDGEGALREFIKRQGQKLRRLSNLFGCRDPEYVSPERSRSATPSDPASGQSHGEPFEDEDVGAVTQEVADDMTLGTYRARSAYELKPRRGINKYTPEDFTQRGKRTVGTSRMAALDDYLDDDVEPEAEPELERVPLPRKVKKISVKRGGGPSKRGKH, encoded by the exons atggtttggcttctcgacgatcattgggacaaacaacaccggtcgtacgctatgtcggtgcagcagcgg gagcttgcacctctgaagcttcggtctcacgggatcagccttggagggatgcgctatgatgagcggtacacaccttatgttagggaggcaggacttctccctttcattgagttggtccgccggtcgacgccacccaacaatgctgcagcactcaccgcgcttattgatcattggaggccggagacacacactttccatcttcggaccggggagatgaccgtgacgctgcaggatatcgctatgatcaccggtcttcctatcgatggcaatcctttatgtatgaacaccgattctgaagggtggcgcgcgcagatgcatgcccttatcggtatggttcctccggagcctcgggagccagaaagggaagataagaagaaggaaagagtcgcaGCGGGCGCTACTTTCACGTGGATATCATCGAACTTCGCTAATTGCCCCGATGATGCTAATGAGTACATGGTGAAGACAtatgctcgtgtctacatgtggtacgtgatatcgaggacaatgtttgctgatggcacaggcaagaatgctccatggatgtggctgaaggtgttgaccgtcttcgatagcaaatggagttggggttcggcgacactagcttacttgtatcgacag TTGGACGATGCCAGTTGTAGGCACACTGGAGGTATTGGTGGTTGTCTGCTCGCACTTTCcatatggagctgggagcgtttgccggttggacgacctaagaccgtgaagtacgaggattgggacgataaagacgacccactacggctccccacttgggcttacaagtgggatgtgttaAATGAGACGACGGATGATCCCTCGGTAATGTACAAGTTGTACAAGAGCGAGCTGGACGCGATCACGCCTGAGCAG GTGGAATGGGAGCCGTATGGAAAAGGAGAGAGTTTTGGTAACCCTATAGAGTTCAGGCTTAATCCGATGTGCATTAGGGATAGGGATCTCTGGCATATGcggtgcccactgatatgcaactgggcggttgagcttcacctgccacatcgggtgttccgccagtttggtttgttccagccacacccgccggaGTGGGAGGACACGGACAAGTTGCTACACGC GTTGGATAGGAAAAAGCAGCGGAAGATCAAGGATTGGGCCAGCCATCACAGGAAGTATGTCGTGCAGTTCGCTTTTAGTGTGGAGCAAGCAAGGGCTGGAAAACGAGCCCAGCTTCGTGAGCACTGCCCGATCGCGTTCAACAACTATCTCGCATGGTTTCTTGCAAGTACCCGCGTGGAGGTATGCCAGCTGGCGTATGCTGAGGAGATTCTGGAAGAACCCACCGTTTTTGATGAG CGTGCCCAGATCAAGAAAGCAGCTGACGAGACCGAGACTATTCTGGAAACAACCCCGGCTGGCAAAAGCGATGGGGAAGGTGCACTTCGAGAATTCATTAAG CGACAGGGCCAAAAGTTAAGGCGGCTATCAAACCTTTTCGGTTGTCGTGACCCCGAGTATGTATCACCAGAACGGTCTAGGTCGGCGACACCATCAGATCCCGCTTCGGGGCAGAGCCATGGTGAACCTTTCGAGGATGAGGATGTGGGTGCGGTCACCCAAGAG GTTGCTGATGATATGACCTTGGGGACGTACCGGGCTCGGTCTGCATACGAGTTGAAGCCTAGGAGGGGAATCAACAAGTACACACCTGAAGACTTCACCCAAAGAGGCAAAAGGACGGTCGGCACCTCGCGGATGGCGGCTTTGGATGACTATTTGGATGACGATGTCGAACCGGAGGCGGAGCCGGAGCTGGAGCGGGTTCCTCTTCCTAGGAAGGTGAAGAAGATAAGCGTCAAGAGGGGGGGAGGACCCAGCAAGCGTGGAAAGCACTAG